One region of Parerythrobacter jejuensis genomic DNA includes:
- a CDS encoding response regulator, producing MAKGRPQGLGHILVVEDDAVLALSLEAALLDAGANQVDIVSNTAAALKALCKGRPDTLVLDVHLADRDDGWAIAELVETVGTNQPRIIFQTGSPQDIPDAIARLGKVLVKPYDPQELIALAEAPAKPGFLARLRRRS from the coding sequence ATGGCAAAAGGTAGACCACAAGGACTTGGCCACATTCTTGTGGTCGAAGACGATGCCGTCCTCGCACTGTCGCTCGAAGCTGCGCTGCTCGATGCCGGCGCCAATCAGGTCGACATAGTCAGCAATACCGCCGCCGCGCTCAAAGCATTGTGCAAGGGCCGCCCCGATACGCTGGTACTCGACGTCCATCTCGCGGACCGTGACGATGGCTGGGCGATCGCCGAACTGGTCGAGACAGTGGGCACCAATCAGCCCCGGATCATTTTCCAGACGGGTAGCCCGCAAGACATTCCCGATGCCATCGCCCGCCTGGGCAAAGTGCTGGTCAAACCGTACGATCCGCAGGAGCTCATTGCGCTGGCGGAAGCTCCTGCAAAGCCGGGATTTCTCGCGCGCTTGCGTCGGCGCAGTTAG
- a CDS encoding response regulator, which translates to MSLADQVATNLPYLRRYARALTGSQTTGDNFVRATLEAALADETLKAELGQGRVPLYRAFNSLWSSAYLEVEAEGSDTIEGHEAAASDRLRAVTPLNRQALLLTTLEDFSVEEAGQIMDMPASDIETMVREAVDEIDRESATSVLIIEDEPLISMQLEDLVRSLGHDICGTAATRSQALDVVAEKAPGLVLADIQLADGSSGIDAVEDILKVSDVPVIFITAYPERLLTGDRPEPTYLVTKPFQEATVQAAISQALFFNSSKALG; encoded by the coding sequence ATGTCGCTCGCTGACCAAGTCGCCACTAACCTGCCCTATTTGCGCCGCTATGCGCGCGCTTTGACAGGATCGCAAACCACCGGCGACAACTTTGTCCGCGCCACGTTGGAAGCGGCCCTGGCGGACGAAACGCTCAAAGCCGAACTCGGGCAAGGCCGTGTCCCGCTTTACCGCGCTTTCAATTCCCTTTGGTCGAGCGCTTATCTCGAAGTCGAGGCCGAAGGCAGCGACACGATCGAAGGCCATGAAGCGGCGGCCAGCGATAGGCTCCGCGCGGTCACCCCGCTCAATCGCCAGGCGCTGCTCCTGACCACGCTGGAAGATTTCTCGGTCGAGGAAGCCGGCCAGATCATGGACATGCCGGCATCTGATATCGAAACAATGGTCCGCGAGGCAGTGGACGAGATTGACCGGGAATCGGCAACCAGCGTGCTGATTATCGAAGACGAGCCCCTGATCTCCATGCAATTGGAAGATCTCGTGCGTAGCCTCGGCCATGACATTTGCGGCACCGCCGCGACCCGCAGCCAAGCGCTGGACGTCGTCGCCGAGAAAGCACCCGGTCTGGTCCTTGCTGACATCCAGTTGGCCGACGGATCATCCGGAATTGATGCGGTCGAGGACATTCTCAAAGTCAGCGATGTGCCGGTGATCTTCATCACTGCTTATCCCGAACGCTTGCTGACGGGTGATCGTCCGGAGCCGACTTACCTGGTGACCAAGCCGTTCCAGGAAGCAACCGTGCAGGCGGCTATCAGCCAGGCATTGTTCTTTAATTCCAGCAAAGCGCTCGGCTAG
- a CDS encoding CHASE domain-containing protein codes for MVSQPDITVRRTSRWLVRFPRAVPVAIFLLVAGIAALSVFAIETGEDGREAAEIEQTAQAIASALDRRGNTTGSSLRAGAALFATVEAVPAALFRRFVEELRLNDDNRGAEGIGWAESIAPWQIGDFEDRIEQQLLAPFTVTPQPDATQNRLAPVTFLYPDTIRARRALGYDMYSEPKRRAAMDTALQTNSPTASGKIVLAQEGGEEAPGFLVYMPVSTSSEDGRRLKGFLYSPFNAQSFLDSVIHSGLVGERAVRLYDGAISPENRLAAHQDANGIGAKTSTEVRVADRTMTVEVQSARGGTLSILSMLTLLFGLAVASLSMLVARLLTQQAMEDEVALAYFAEQNSIRDSLTRELNHRVKNTLANVLSIVSLTRRRAENLEDFATGLDGRIRALSATHDLLTQSEWDTTPIRDVITTELAPYAGEEEKALDIAGPNVELAPNDALSFGLAIHELATNASKYGALSTSGGKVSINWTKLGDKLARVEWVETGGPPVATDRKRGFGTELIEKIVAHELRSTVELDFAPEGVRCVLQVPIRKPSEFAIRARSNEN; via the coding sequence TTGGTTTCACAACCAGACATTACTGTCCGGCGGACGAGCCGGTGGCTGGTGCGATTCCCGCGCGCTGTGCCGGTCGCGATCTTCTTGCTCGTGGCTGGCATTGCCGCCTTGAGCGTCTTTGCCATCGAAACAGGCGAGGACGGCCGTGAAGCGGCGGAGATCGAACAGACAGCGCAGGCCATTGCATCAGCGCTCGACCGGCGGGGCAATACAACAGGATCATCGTTGCGCGCAGGTGCCGCTCTGTTTGCCACCGTCGAGGCAGTACCAGCGGCTTTGTTTCGCCGTTTCGTCGAAGAGCTGAGGCTGAACGACGACAACCGCGGGGCGGAAGGCATCGGCTGGGCTGAAAGTATCGCTCCGTGGCAAATCGGAGACTTCGAAGATCGCATAGAGCAGCAATTGCTCGCGCCCTTCACAGTCACTCCGCAACCCGATGCCACGCAAAACCGGCTTGCCCCGGTGACATTCCTTTATCCTGATACCATCAGGGCCCGCCGCGCATTGGGATACGATATGTATTCCGAGCCCAAGCGAAGGGCAGCAATGGACACGGCGTTGCAGACCAACAGTCCGACAGCGTCCGGCAAAATTGTGCTGGCGCAGGAAGGCGGTGAAGAGGCCCCGGGTTTTCTCGTCTACATGCCGGTATCCACGTCCAGCGAAGATGGCCGCCGATTGAAAGGGTTTCTTTATAGCCCCTTCAACGCCCAGAGTTTCCTCGACTCCGTCATTCACAGCGGATTGGTAGGGGAACGTGCCGTAAGGCTCTATGACGGTGCGATCTCACCCGAGAACCGGCTGGCGGCGCACCAGGATGCCAACGGCATCGGCGCAAAAACGTCGACTGAAGTGCGCGTTGCCGACCGGACCATGACGGTTGAAGTCCAGTCTGCGCGCGGTGGGACCTTGTCGATCCTGTCGATGCTGACGCTGCTGTTCGGTCTCGCAGTCGCAAGCCTTTCCATGCTGGTTGCGCGGTTGCTGACCCAACAGGCGATGGAAGACGAGGTGGCCCTGGCGTATTTCGCCGAGCAGAACTCGATCCGGGACTCCCTTACCCGGGAATTGAACCATCGTGTGAAGAACACATTGGCCAACGTGCTGTCGATCGTTTCCCTTACCCGCAGGCGTGCAGAAAATCTCGAGGATTTCGCGACTGGCCTGGACGGGCGCATCCGGGCCTTGTCGGCGACGCACGACCTGCTGACCCAGTCAGAATGGGATACGACCCCGATCAGGGATGTGATCACGACCGAGTTGGCCCCTTACGCCGGCGAGGAGGAAAAGGCTCTCGATATTGCGGGGCCCAACGTCGAGCTCGCCCCTAATGATGCGCTGTCATTCGGCCTGGCGATCCACGAGCTTGCGACCAACGCATCCAAATATGGCGCGCTGAGTACATCGGGCGGCAAGGTCTCGATCAACTGGACCAAGCTGGGCGACAAGCTCGCGCGGGTCGAATGGGTCGAGACCGGCGGTCCACCCGTCGCTACCGATCGCAAGCGCGGCTTTGGCACCGAACTGATCGAAAAAATCGTCGCACATGAATTGCGCAGTACGGTGGAACTGGATTTCGCGCCCGAGGGTGTACGTTGCGTGCTGCAAGTACCCATCCGCAAGCCGAGCGAGTTCGCAATCCGCGCGCGGAGCAACGAGAACTAG
- a CDS encoding NepR family anti-sigma factor gives MTTKPTGEAGTGKAGATNDASPAGSKNPEWADGLRQLYDSVVEEPLPDSFKDLLAKLDDGSDTDGKSA, from the coding sequence ATGACAACGAAACCAACTGGCGAGGCCGGTACCGGCAAGGCGGGCGCCACCAACGACGCGTCCCCGGCGGGAAGCAAGAACCCCGAATGGGCAGACGGCTTGCGGCAACTCTACGATTCCGTCGTCGAGGAGCCCCTGCCTGACAGCTTCAAGGATCTGCTCGCCAAACTTGACGACGGCAGCGATACCGACGGCAAGAGCGCATGA
- a CDS encoding sigma-70 family RNA polymerase sigma factor, with protein MNKPARTAAEKADFKHELTEVVPHLRAFARGLCGRPDMADDLVQEALMKAWAAQERFEPGTSMRAWTFVILRNAYLTDMRRNRFRGEYDEGVAERILTAPAGQEEPIHLSDMHRALLTLPPERREALLLVGAGGFSYEEAAEICGCAIGTIKSRVGRARSALNEMLAEGKIPQRAIGDDAAHRAILEELDMVAAGDGLSEPTQT; from the coding sequence ATGAACAAACCGGCGCGCACTGCCGCAGAAAAAGCAGATTTCAAACATGAGCTCACCGAGGTCGTCCCGCATCTGCGTGCCTTTGCGCGCGGCCTGTGCGGTCGACCCGATATGGCCGACGATCTGGTGCAAGAGGCCTTGATGAAAGCCTGGGCCGCGCAAGAGCGGTTTGAGCCGGGAACTTCGATGCGTGCCTGGACCTTCGTGATCCTGCGCAATGCCTATCTGACCGACATGCGCCGCAATCGCTTCCGCGGCGAATATGATGAAGGCGTGGCCGAACGGATCCTTACGGCTCCGGCAGGACAGGAGGAACCGATCCACTTGTCCGACATGCATCGCGCCTTGTTGACCCTGCCCCCAGAAAGGCGCGAAGCCCTGCTGCTCGTCGGTGCGGGCGGTTTTTCCTACGAAGAGGCGGCCGAAATTTGTGGTTGTGCCATCGGCACGATCAAGAGCCGGGTCGGACGGGCACGGTCTGCTCTCAATGAAATGCTGGCCGAAGGCAAAATTCCGCAGCGCGCGATAGGTGACGACGCTGCGCACCGGGCAATCCTGGAGGAGCTCGACATGGTCGCAGCCGGAGATGGCTTGTCGGAGCCTACCCAGACTTGA
- a CDS encoding AI-2E family transporter, whose amino-acid sequence MSNEPTPADPAPQEPAQTSARTSTQPSARPSKRTAFAEQELRLISTLVLLIGLGLFLALPFVLSIGSVVFLPLTTAIVLTILLSPLADQLARIGLPNVVSSMLALLIFCAIVLVAFAVILQPAISLFDEFPDMVDQVGARFTELQQDFAWLARANAEFMEVMGRSGANEVVLATPSVFEQLAVGAPSLVLEILLTFLMAFFLIESRIRLRRNLLFGRTNFGTSIKAARVMREVQDRVAAYILTVAWINLGVGVVVGCGAWLLGVDAPLMWGGLAALLNFIPYIGPLAMTGILTLFGIATADTLFLGLVPAAAYLALHTVEANVVTPSILGARFTMNPVMILIAFSYFTWVWGAFGALLSVPILLMLTAFFDHVGRPNLIGFIFGEPLFATPLMEIPTSDETQA is encoded by the coding sequence ATGAGTAACGAACCGACACCCGCAGATCCGGCGCCCCAGGAACCGGCCCAAACGTCGGCGCGAACGTCGACCCAGCCCAGTGCAAGGCCAAGCAAGCGGACAGCCTTCGCCGAACAGGAATTGCGCCTGATCAGCACATTGGTCCTCCTGATCGGACTTGGCCTCTTCCTCGCGCTGCCATTTGTCTTGTCGATCGGTTCGGTCGTATTCCTGCCGCTCACGACAGCCATCGTCTTGACGATCCTGCTTTCACCGCTGGCAGACCAATTGGCCCGGATCGGATTACCCAATGTCGTCTCGTCGATGCTGGCCCTGCTGATCTTCTGTGCCATCGTGCTGGTGGCCTTTGCCGTTATTCTCCAACCGGCCATTTCGCTGTTCGACGAGTTTCCGGACATGGTCGACCAAGTCGGAGCACGGTTTACCGAATTGCAGCAGGACTTCGCCTGGCTGGCGCGCGCCAATGCCGAATTCATGGAAGTGATGGGACGCTCTGGCGCAAACGAAGTGGTGCTGGCAACGCCATCGGTGTTCGAACAATTGGCAGTGGGCGCTCCCAGCCTGGTGCTAGAAATCCTGCTGACCTTCCTGATGGCCTTTTTCCTGATCGAGTCACGCATTCGCCTGCGCAGGAACCTGCTGTTCGGGCGGACCAATTTCGGCACCAGCATCAAGGCCGCGCGGGTCATGCGCGAAGTTCAGGATCGGGTTGCCGCCTATATCCTGACAGTTGCCTGGATCAATCTGGGCGTCGGGGTCGTGGTCGGGTGCGGTGCATGGCTGCTTGGTGTCGATGCGCCATTGATGTGGGGCGGCCTGGCGGCCCTGCTGAACTTCATTCCCTATATCGGCCCGTTGGCAATGACGGGCATCCTGACCTTGTTCGGGATTGCAACGGCAGACACATTGTTTCTAGGCCTGGTCCCGGCGGCAGCCTACCTGGCCCTGCATACGGTCGAGGCCAACGTGGTCACTCCGTCGATCCTCGGGGCCCGGTTCACTATGAACCCGGTGATGATCCTGATCGCCTTTTCCTATTTCACCTGGGTATGGGGCGCGTTCGGGGCGTTGTTATCCGTGCCGATCCTGCTGATGCTGACTGCATTCTTCGATCATGTCGGCAGGCCGAACCTGATCGGGTTTATCTTTGGCGAGCCCCTATTTGCAACGCCGTTGATGGAAATCCCTACAAGCGATGAAACGCAGGCCTGA
- a CDS encoding superoxide dismutase, which yields MAFAVTPLPYADDALAPAVSAETLSFHHGKHHQAYIDKMNAAIEGTDHANGTLEDVIAAARGSNQGLFNNAAQSWNHGFYWHSMTGDTNSPSDELTSMINDAFGSIDELKQQLQDRGAGHFASGWVWLAEKGGKLSIEETHDGDTLADQDGVNPLLVIDLWEHAYYLDHQNARPAYLKAVTGDKLNWSFASENLARGTTWSYPA from the coding sequence ATGGCTTTTGCAGTAACTCCACTTCCCTACGCCGATGACGCGCTGGCGCCGGCCGTCTCTGCCGAGACTTTGTCGTTCCATCACGGCAAGCACCACCAGGCGTATATCGACAAGATGAACGCCGCGATTGAAGGCACTGACCATGCCAATGGCACGCTGGAAGATGTGATCGCCGCTGCACGCGGATCGAACCAGGGTCTGTTCAACAACGCCGCGCAAAGCTGGAACCACGGCTTTTACTGGCATTCCATGACCGGCGACACCAACAGCCCGTCGGATGAATTGACCAGCATGATCAACGATGCCTTCGGTTCGATTGACGAGCTCAAGCAGCAGTTGCAGGATCGTGGCGCCGGCCATTTTGCCAGCGGCTGGGTCTGGCTCGCTGAAAAGGGCGGCAAGCTCTCGATCGAGGAAACCCATGATGGGGACACGCTGGCCGACCAGGACGGCGTCAATCCGCTGTTGGTGATCGACCTGTGGGAACACGCTTATTATCTCGACCACCAGAATGCCCGTCCGGCCTATCTGAAGGCTGTGACCGGCGACAAGCTGAACTGGAGCTTTGCGTCCGAGAATCTGGCGCGCGGAACGACCTGGTCCTATCCGGCCTGA
- a CDS encoding dicarboxylate/amino acid:cation symporter: MADTDTQQGASVAAGEGDGLVTIRLPVWWTFGGLVAGLLTGLLLAGSSVIEPVLEVTRPVGSLWLRALQMTIIPLVAALLVLGITKMAQAARAGATARRMLLMVFALLVFSGVAAAICMPLLLQAFPPPAGAASILDAPAGEAQQVPTIGDFISSLIAPNIIQAAAETSTLPLTIFFALFAVAVSRLPEGQRLTMLRFFEALANAMLTIIGWVLWVAPVGVFALAVGVAARAGGGAFATLAHYIITVSAMGAIVLVAGYIVGIVGGRRSPAQFARAVLPSQAVAVSTQSSLASLPAMLASARRLGIREEVADFVLPLAVAIFRATSPAMNMAVAIYVAHLAGVELTPMLLIAGIAVAFVISVGSVSLPGSISFVISIGPIALAMGVPIEPLALLVAVEMLPDIMRTLANVTMNVGLTAAVDREKDTGLQP, encoded by the coding sequence TTGGCCGATACTGACACACAGCAAGGCGCATCCGTAGCCGCTGGCGAAGGCGACGGATTGGTCACGATCAGGCTGCCGGTCTGGTGGACATTTGGCGGCCTGGTGGCCGGATTGCTGACCGGGTTGCTGTTGGCAGGATCGAGCGTGATCGAGCCTGTGCTGGAAGTGACACGGCCAGTCGGCTCGCTGTGGCTCCGGGCTTTGCAGATGACGATCATTCCACTGGTCGCGGCGCTGCTGGTGCTGGGCATTACGAAGATGGCGCAGGCGGCCCGGGCCGGCGCGACGGCGCGGCGAATGCTGCTGATGGTGTTCGCCTTGCTTGTTTTCAGTGGGGTCGCGGCTGCCATTTGCATGCCGCTGTTGCTTCAAGCGTTCCCGCCGCCAGCGGGCGCGGCCAGCATTCTTGACGCCCCGGCGGGTGAAGCGCAGCAAGTGCCGACGATCGGAGATTTCATTTCCTCGCTGATCGCGCCCAATATTATCCAGGCGGCAGCCGAAACCTCTACCTTGCCGCTGACGATCTTCTTCGCGCTGTTCGCAGTCGCCGTATCGCGCCTGCCCGAGGGGCAGCGCCTGACAATGCTGAGATTCTTCGAAGCCCTGGCGAATGCCATGCTGACGATCATCGGCTGGGTGCTATGGGTTGCACCGGTGGGGGTATTCGCACTGGCTGTCGGGGTCGCAGCGCGGGCCGGGGGCGGGGCCTTTGCAACCCTGGCGCATTACATCATTACTGTGTCGGCGATGGGGGCGATCGTGCTGGTCGCGGGCTATATCGTCGGGATCGTCGGAGGGCGAAGATCGCCTGCACAATTCGCCCGCGCTGTCTTGCCTTCACAAGCGGTTGCAGTCTCGACCCAGAGCTCGCTTGCCAGCTTGCCCGCAATGCTCGCGAGTGCTCGCCGGCTTGGTATCCGGGAGGAAGTGGCGGATTTTGTCCTGCCTCTCGCAGTCGCGATATTCAGGGCCACCAGCCCGGCCATGAATATGGCCGTCGCGATCTATGTCGCGCATCTTGCCGGTGTTGAATTGACCCCGATGCTGCTGATCGCCGGTATCGCGGTTGCTTTTGTGATCAGCGTCGGCTCGGTCAGCCTGCCCGGATCGATCAGCTTCGTCATTTCGATCGGCCCGATTGCGCTGGCGATGGGGGTCCCGATCGAGCCGCTAGCCCTGCTGGTTGCGGTTGAAATGCTGCCCGATATCATGCGGACTCTGGCCAATGTGACCATGAATGTCGGCCTGACCGCAGCGGTCGACAGGGAAAAAGATACCGGCTTGCAACCCTAG
- the glmM gene encoding phosphoglucosamine mutase produces the protein MARKFFGTDGIRGETNKGNMTADMAMRVAQAAGEYFLRGDHRHRVVIGKDTRLSGYMMEAAMVAGFTSVGMDVIQTGPIPTPGVALLAREMRADLGVMISASHNAYLDNGIKLFGPDGFKLSDDAEMAIEAALDREPALVQAAQIGRTRKIEDLRGRYIHAVKQTVSSETRFDGLKVVIDCANGAGYMVAPSAIWELGAEVISIGVTPNGTNINDGVGSTSLGLLKKTVVEEGADIGIALDGDADRLIVIDEKGQEVDGDQIMALIATRMAEKQVLRGGGVVATVMSNLGLERYLHSKKLTLERTKVGDRYVLSRMKTGGFNIGGEQSGHMIMLDHSTTGDGTVAALRVLASLVNSGKRASEMLHVFEPVPQLLKNVRYEGGRPLEKDSVQAAIAEAEKALDGTGRLVIRPSGTEPVIRVMAEGDDAAQVEAIVDQVCDAVKAAG, from the coding sequence ATGGCGCGCAAATTTTTCGGCACGGACGGAATCCGGGGCGAGACCAACAAGGGGAACATGACCGCCGATATGGCCATGCGTGTGGCGCAGGCAGCTGGCGAATACTTCCTGCGCGGGGACCACCGCCATAGGGTGGTGATCGGCAAGGACACCCGGCTTTCCGGCTATATGATGGAAGCTGCGATGGTGGCCGGGTTCACCAGTGTCGGCATGGATGTGATCCAGACCGGCCCGATCCCGACCCCGGGCGTCGCGCTGCTCGCACGCGAAATGCGGGCCGATCTGGGCGTGATGATATCAGCCAGCCACAATGCCTATCTCGACAATGGCATCAAATTGTTCGGCCCTGACGGGTTCAAACTGTCAGACGACGCGGAAATGGCCATCGAAGCGGCGCTGGACCGCGAGCCGGCCCTGGTTCAGGCTGCGCAGATCGGCCGCACCCGCAAGATCGAGGATCTGCGTGGGCGCTACATCCATGCCGTAAAGCAAACCGTTTCGTCCGAAACCCGGTTCGACGGCCTGAAAGTGGTTATCGATTGCGCCAATGGCGCAGGATACATGGTCGCCCCCTCCGCAATTTGGGAACTGGGTGCTGAGGTGATCAGCATCGGGGTCACTCCCAACGGGACCAATATCAATGACGGGGTCGGCTCGACATCGCTCGGCCTGCTCAAGAAAACCGTGGTCGAAGAAGGCGCAGATATCGGCATCGCGCTCGACGGGGACGCCGATCGGTTGATCGTGATCGACGAAAAGGGGCAAGAGGTTGATGGCGACCAGATCATGGCGCTGATTGCCACGCGCATGGCCGAGAAGCAGGTTTTGCGCGGCGGCGGCGTGGTTGCAACGGTAATGAGCAATCTGGGCCTTGAGCGCTATCTGCACAGCAAGAAACTGACGCTCGAGCGGACCAAAGTGGGCGACCGTTATGTCCTGAGCAGAATGAAGACTGGTGGCTTCAATATCGGCGGGGAGCAATCGGGCCATATGATCATGCTCGACCATTCGACCACGGGCGACGGCACCGTGGCTGCGCTGCGGGTGCTGGCGAGCCTGGTCAATTCGGGCAAGCGCGCCAGCGAAATGCTGCATGTTTTCGAACCGGTCCCGCAATTGCTCAAGAATGTCCGCTACGAAGGTGGTCGCCCGCTGGAGAAAGACAGCGTGCAGGCTGCCATCGCCGAAGCAGAAAAAGCGTTGGACGGCACGGGCCGGCTGGTCATTCGCCCATCGGGAACCGAGCCAGTGATCCGCGTGATGGCGGAAGGCGACGATGCCGCTCAGGTCGAAGCGATCGTCGACCAAGTGTGCGATGCAGTGAAAGCAGCAGGATAA
- a CDS encoding DUF1272 domain-containing protein, with translation MPLEMRPDCERCGTDLPASASGAFICSFECTFCADCADEMDDRCPNCGGELMDRPTRSKQLLEKYPASTERKYAP, from the coding sequence ATGCCCTTGGAGATGCGCCCGGATTGCGAACGCTGTGGCACCGATCTGCCGGCCTCGGCTTCGGGCGCTTTCATTTGCAGCTTCGAATGCACTTTCTGCGCGGATTGCGCCGACGAGATGGATGATCGGTGCCCCAATTGCGGTGGCGAGCTGATGGATCGCCCGACCCGTTCGAAGCAATTGCTGGAAAAGTACCCGGCCAGCACCGAGCGGAAGTACGCCCCGTGA
- the thiD gene encoding bifunctional hydroxymethylpyrimidine kinase/phosphomethylpyrimidine kinase, with protein MTAPPRILIIAGSDSSGGAGIQADIKTVTMLGGYAMTAITAVTAQNSVGVQGITPLEGQFVGQQIASCLDDIGVDAIKIGMLQNEDIVRHVVRALGEIDGDIPIVLDPVMVATSGAPLVVQDAIDVIRDQLFPLANLLTPNLPELELLAGLELRDTGQVGEAAQSLAEEYGFSVLAKGGHTDDQRIIDILVPPDERMVHFDGARIDTRHTHGTGCTLASAIATLLGHGQSMEHAVRLARRFVREAIEKAPGFGAGGGPLGHQAVRLKD; from the coding sequence GTGACCGCGCCGCCCCGCATCCTGATCATAGCCGGGTCCGACAGTTCGGGCGGCGCGGGCATTCAGGCCGATATCAAGACGGTGACGATGCTGGGCGGCTACGCGATGACCGCGATCACGGCCGTCACCGCCCAGAACAGCGTCGGGGTCCAGGGTATCACCCCGCTGGAAGGGCAGTTTGTCGGCCAGCAGATTGCCTCGTGCCTCGACGATATCGGCGTCGATGCGATCAAGATCGGAATGCTGCAGAACGAGGATATCGTGCGGCACGTAGTGCGCGCGCTTGGCGAGATTGACGGGGACATTCCCATTGTCCTCGATCCGGTGATGGTCGCCACATCAGGCGCACCGCTGGTGGTGCAAGACGCCATTGACGTGATCCGTGACCAGCTGTTCCCGCTCGCCAACCTCCTTACGCCCAATCTGCCCGAGCTCGAATTGCTGGCTGGCCTCGAACTGCGCGACACGGGTCAAGTTGGCGAAGCCGCGCAGTCCCTCGCCGAAGAATACGGCTTCAGTGTGCTCGCAAAAGGCGGGCACACTGACGATCAACGGATCATCGATATCCTGGTCCCGCCCGACGAGCGCATGGTCCATTTTGACGGCGCCCGGATCGACACGCGCCACACCCATGGCACGGGCTGCACACTCGCGAGCGCCATTGCCACGCTGCTGGGTCATGGCCAGTCGATGGAGCACGCCGTGCGCCTTGCGCGCCGGTTCGTGCGCGAAGCGATCGAGAAAGCACCCGGATTCGGCGCCGGTGGCGGCCCGCTGGGCCACCAGGCGGTGCGCCTCAAGGATTAG
- a CDS encoding TIGR00730 family Rossman fold protein: MTDKADKIPDHDLSDRRFYPAEQEAGFCETAPHETPQTQHPAYKLAFQDDDFLLREELRPVRFQLELLKPEMLLDEARVGSTLVMYGSARIPSPEEAEARLEAAKGDSEYEQRVAANLVAKAKYYEEAYKLARMVSEKAIVEDGKRQFVVTSGGGPSIMEAANRGASDAGAESIGLNIVLPHEQAPNTYVTPYLSFQFHYFALRKMHFLLRAKAVAVFPGGFGTFDEFFELLTLIQTGKMKPMPILLFGKGFWNRVVNFEAIAEEGTISKKDLDLITWCETADDAWAHIAEFYDLDS, from the coding sequence ATGACTGACAAAGCAGACAAGATTCCCGACCACGACCTGTCCGACCGCCGGTTCTATCCGGCCGAGCAGGAGGCCGGTTTCTGTGAGACCGCGCCGCATGAGACGCCGCAAACGCAGCACCCGGCTTACAAGCTGGCCTTCCAGGACGACGATTTCCTGCTGCGCGAGGAACTGCGCCCGGTCCGCTTCCAGCTGGAATTGCTCAAGCCGGAGATGCTGCTGGACGAGGCAAGGGTTGGATCAACCCTGGTGATGTATGGATCGGCCCGCATTCCTTCTCCGGAAGAAGCGGAAGCCCGGCTGGAAGCTGCCAAGGGCGATTCCGAATACGAGCAGCGGGTGGCGGCCAATCTTGTCGCCAAGGCCAAGTATTACGAAGAGGCCTACAAGCTTGCCCGGATGGTGAGCGAAAAGGCTATTGTCGAAGACGGCAAGCGCCAATTCGTGGTCACCAGCGGCGGTGGCCCATCGATTATGGAAGCGGCCAATCGCGGTGCAAGCGATGCCGGCGCTGAGTCCATCGGGCTCAATATCGTGTTGCCGCATGAGCAGGCGCCCAACACATATGTGACGCCCTATCTCAGCTTCCAGTTCCACTATTTTGCGCTACGCAAGATGCACTTCCTGCTGCGTGCCAAGGCCGTGGCGGTGTTCCCGGGCGGTTTCGGCACCTTTGACGAGTTCTTCGAGCTGCTCACGCTGATCCAGACCGGCAAGATGAAGCCGATGCCGATCCTGCTGTTCGGCAAAGGTTTCTGGAACCGGGTCGTCAATTTTGAAGCGATTGCCGAAGAAGGCACGATTTCGAAGAAAGATCTGGACCTGATTACCTGGTGCGAAACTGCCGATGATGCCTGGGCGCATATCGCGGAATTCTACGACCTCGACAGCTAA